Genomic window (Erythrolamprus reginae isolate rEryReg1 chromosome 3, rEryReg1.hap1, whole genome shotgun sequence):
CAAGGATAGCAATTTATTTGAAAATAACTATTTGTTATGTGGAGCAAAAAACACTTTCAAGAATAAAAACATAAAGGATTTTGTCAATTCATTTCTACGTTATTTGTATTTTCAAACAATAGCTGAACTCTCTTAAATTACTATGTTCTGAGCAGGTAGACAAGTTAATTAAAGTAACAATTTTCATGAATGTATCTACAAGACTGATGTTTATGAACAGCCCTGGTTATATATAAACATATCTCTGTAAGTTATTATGTGCCAATATCATACTTTAAAACAAACAACTGTGACTACactacatatttttttctttctaaggCTCAGAAATTTCAAATAATGActgttttaaaaagcaatttgctAGACAAGCAAACCTAATATTaacatgacacacacacaaaacttcaGTACTTTCTTGCCCTTTCTGCAAACAGAAaccaataataaaatatgaatagTTTCACCCTTGTACAGAAATTAAGAAGGGAGGGGGATCTCTCCCTGACATTTGGGCAATGAGGCAGACTGATTTCACAATCTATATCAAGTCAGCaacctaagaaaactttcttccttCACAATGGCACCAGAACAGAAAGAATATGTGCTATAGGTGATCTAATATAGAGACCTAAGCCTATTCAACAGAGTGAagtaaaatatcttaaattgcaaGACTTCAACCAAACTGATCTGGTTGACACAGATTGCTGTGTTCACACTGACATAAATGACTAATTCTTAATGTTTCAGGCagataaataaaattctgccaaTACTTACAAAAGGTAGTTTTGCTTTTCCATCCTTCTTAAACATCTCGGCATGCTCGTAATCCTCTTTTATTTGTGAGACTAACctggaaccttcatcagcagggTATTTCTGAAAAATAGGTTAGGTAGAATTAGTGCAAATATAACTCATGGACAGCAAACTAAAAATTATATGAGCAGGTAATTATCTCCACAAAAAATGTACTTGTTATACACCACAACTTATATACCTCCTTCCACCCATTACAGAATTACAGAAGTGGTTTGTATTCAAGCTCTTTACAGAATAAGAACTACTTAGCTTTGACATGATACTATATTTATACCACCCCACATCTCTGATTAACCTTCTGCAATCAGATGCTGTCCAAATGTGTTGGAACTGCATTTCTCATAATTCCCAGTGTGCCTGACTGATGGCTGATGATTTCCACAAATGAGGAAAGTCAATAGCAATaacaaatttaaaacaaattattatAAGTTACTCCCATTGTTTAcatatataataacaataataataataacaacaacaacaacaacaacaacagagttggaagtaacCTTGGAAgtaatcttctagtccaacccccttcttgggcaggagaccctagattacttcagacaaaatatcatcaattaaattttaaataatacCTTTTAATGTTTATTACAGAAGTGAGTAGCCAGTAACAAACGTCAAAACCTTAAAAGCACTTGATTCAAATGCAAATAAACATGGAAACTATTATAAAATTCCCTTTTAATCCAATGACAATACATTATTCAAAAAATACCTAATCCTTGACCAGACCAACAATTTAGGATAatacatatctatatctatatcaagcAGTTACCTCCAATGCCATCATTTGTTGCAGAAGCATTTTATGTTCCATGTTCTTCACTTTATCTTCATAAAATTCCCGAAAGGTTTTTTTGTAGACTACTTTCATTTTATACTTCCTTGCCATTCTGCAAAGTAAATTTAATAGCATATCATGAAATTATTAATCCTCAAAATACTAAGTTTTCAAATAGTAAATTTACCACAACATGCAATATATGATAAGGAGGAATTATTTAAATCAACAAGCCCAACACTGTGCTCAATGTGGAAATCAAAATTAAAGTATCTGTCTCTCTAAATTATTTTCGAAGACATTCAATTCACTATCTcgagtaataactattttaacTGTACAGAAATTTATTAAACACTTTAATTAGAATCTACTTTCACATAATACCTTTATTCTATTTTCTGAGTCTGAAACTACAGAGAACATGTTGTGGcattgtctatgaagattctcaagtcattcaggtcatggttgtcccaaaggtactttttcaaaaggcaactggacttttctgtttttttccttgaagatgtttcgcttctcatccaaaaagcttcctcAATTCTGAACGGAGGAGGGGGGTGACGAGCCGGGAGAGgatgatttatattccttgcagtcaacTGGTCATTAACACTCTTTCTAAGAGTCCTTGAGATCATTTGGGGTTTATCTAttccctcagggtcacctgaatccAGGGCTAGAAgcaaaatatattcaaaaaacagaacaaaggaaagtccagttgccttttcaaaaagcATCTTTGTGGCAATGTTGCAGCATTCTTTTGTTTGTCACTTATTCTAGTACTTGAAAAGGCGTATCttacactttttaaaattgcctccatttttaaaaaatactgcatCCAGTGCTAGAAGCAATACTTAAGTTAAAGTACAACTAATGGAGAGGAACAATTATTTTACATGATTTtggaaattgcatttttatgCAAGCAGCCTTAAATTACATTTGCCTTTTTTCCAGACACAACATCCTGCTAATTCTATGAACACTGGAAAGAAAGTTGGCATGCAATATTAATACTATAAGACCAAATCCATTCATTTTAATCAGTGCTAATTCTGTCTGTTTGAAAGAGGATGTAAagaaggaataaagaaaaaagCTACAGCTAGTCCTCAGGTTATCTGCAATTGTCAaagttaaatacagtggtacctcaagatacgaacccctcgtcttacgaacaacttgtgatacgaacccagggttcagaaaaattttgcctcttcttacgaacttttttcgagttacaaaccggcattcggagactgctgggaagccgcgcggctgttttaaaaggtgacagccgggcggcggggcttcccagaagcctcctgaacgccggttcgtaactcgaacaaagttcgtaagaagaggcaaattttttctgaaccccgggttcggttcggaaggttgctgggaagccccccagcccggctgtcaccttttaaaacaggcgcgctgcttcccagctgtctcctgaagctgaacgctaaagccgaacttccgcgttcggcttcgggagacagctgggaagcggcgcgcctgttttaaaaggtcgcagccagcctggggggctttccagcaccccccccgaacccgggttcgggggggtgctggcaagccccccaggccggctgcgaccttttaaaacagtcgcaccgcttcccagctgtctcctgaagccgaacgccaaagccgaacttccccgttcggcttcaggagacagctgggaagcggcgcggctgttttaaaaggtcgcagccggcctggggggcttcccagcatcccccgaaccccgaacccgggttcgggggggtgctgggaagccccccaggccagctgtcaccttttaaaacagccacgtggcttcccagcagtcgccgaaagccgtttttttgcgggggtttttttggttgcacgaattaattgactttacattgtttcctatgggaaacaatgtttcgtcttacgaacctttcgtcttacgaacctcctccttgcaccaattaagttcgtatcatgaggtattactgtagtacaGTTATAAAGTGCCATATCCTAAAACTGCATCACTTAACAATGGCAATACCAGTTGCCATCATAACTCCAGAATGATGTGGATTGTTAAGTGAAGACCTCATATTACCATGGGAAGAATCAGAAATTCCAGGCAAACAGGTAACAGCCGCAGGTGGAAACTACAGATGGGAGGATGGGTACTGTGGCAGGGAGAATTCCCAGGTGGACACTACGAAATTTGGGCAAGAAAATGTTAGGCCCAATCTTGTCCATTTTTCAGCATCATCATATCTTTGTACGGTCATTAAATATACAGGTGTAACCTGAGGACTACTATATAATTCCAAATTGTGGACAAAAAGTAAGTTTGTTCGAATTCAACTATCCCTGGCTCTGTTATTCCTCAAGGAAATGTAACCTTAACATAGAAAAACTTAAAATAGGCAAAACCAACTTATGAACAACTCTGgcaaacatttaaataaaacacagtatttttgttgttttataaCCTACTTTTCTGTCAATTACTCAAAGTAGCAGACAATATTTAAAACATAAAGCAAAGAgtctgaaaagaaataaaactaaactaacatGTAAAAAATAAGATTAGGCAAGAACTTACTCTTCCAGCAGTGGGAAATAAACCAGGAATTCTGGAACATCAACTACTCCTTCTAAGTGGAAGTCATATTTGCAACCAAACAAAGGATACTCTCCCTTTTTCTGAAACTTTACATTATATATTTCATTCCCAAATGAATTCGTTTCTGAAGATTCAAGGCGTTTTCTATACGGAAACATTTAAAAGGGCAATTACAACATTTGGTTGCACTTAAGAAGAGTTACAgccaatttaaaaaacactaagaaGTTAAATAAAGCCAAAATCCTTTTGGACAGAACAAAGTATCTTTAAAACAGTGAGGCATCAACATCTTACAAAAAACTTGGTGCAGCTGCTCAGAGGACCTTTTGAAGACTATCTGAACATTTTGTACATGTGGAAATTACTCCTACCAAGATTGATGGCATAGTGAGGCAGCTATGGAAAATGGAACAGCCTTGACACTTCAGTAAGGAGCATCAGATTTACCTCAACATGTTGGGGGAAATGACTTTTCAACAGGCACACTCAGAAAAGTGGTGGCTGCATGACTTTGGATATCCTGAATAACTTAATTAACAGAGGATAATCAAAGTCTAATGGCTGTGGAAGGCTTcaaattaaaagcaaaatggTGTTTCAGAACATGGGCACATGCAAAAATACCATTTTTCTTAAACCAAAGAACTTTTGCCTTCCTAGGTTCAGCTGCCATATTCTTGATTTTAAATCCAAAATTCCACACAGCCAACTTAATAATTGTATTTTCCATCTTTGGCTGCAATTATCCATTATCTCATGGTTTCATATTCATTGTTTGGAAAAGTGAAAATTTGATATTTTAATGAACAGAAAATGCTTTTCTATATCTTAAGAGGGTAGGGTGCTTTTTAAGAGGGAGTCTGGAAATTTTAAAGTGTTAGGAATCCTGTGGACTAATAAAATACTGAATCAAACCAGACATACAATATTTCTAATTTACAAGATATTTATATTATACATTTACTTTAGATTATAGTCCCAAAATCCACAGACCAGAGCTGGATTGATTTGTTTATGTGCCAGGAAGGCAAGCAAATGAAACAGTCAAGGTGAATAATATGAGCAGATATTAATAATTATATTCATCAATGTTATGGCAGTACTTTGTTATGGCAATACTTTGTCCAATCAATTCCAAAAAACATGGTATTTGAAAATATCTGActtaaaaagtattttatttatatgttctCACATAATTCATTCTAATCAACTTACACAAGTTCGTAACTATCTGGAGTTGTGCCAATGAAGTATCCTCCAGGGGAAAGTTGCTCACAAGCATTTTTAAGCATCATATCTGCTTGTTCATAGGTTTCAAATGAATAATGATACACAAACTGACAGCTGCAAATGTCAAAGTACATACTGCTATCCCTGTACTTTTTGGACAAAAGTtcctgaaattaataaaaatgggaaataaaaataaacacattatTGTAGCATCCTAACTATAAAGCTTTTCAAAAACCTAACTAAAATTACCTTTTTATATTTAGTATATCAATATCTCTTATATCTTGATGAACTGAATTTTATGGAAAAAATATGTGGAGGTTTTTTCCCGggggaataaaataatgaagaGAACGTTTTTAGGCAAACCATATGTAGATTTGGGACATAacagtatacagtagtacctctagatacgagctgctctacatgcgactatttcaagatatgagccacgaggggagagacatttctgttctagtcccgagctcaaatttgggatacgagccgagcgtccactaggtggcgcaagaatccttgcttttggttatctcggaggggaaaaacaacgtctaaaagttatttgttccagatacgagttgcctcaacatacaagctcccttctggaatgaattatgctcgtatctaggggtactactgtatagaaaAATTGTTACATAACATTGTGAATATCTGAACATACGATTCCACATGGCATAAatgacaaatgtgtatttgtCTTATTGAAATACAGTAACACAAATCTTTTAGTTTTAGAGAGGGAATGATTAAGACTAATTTCTAACTCCCTCTGCCAACAAGATTAGATTAATTATTCAGTCTATAAAATATGCAATTATCTTTCTAAGAGTTTAACAACTTTTTCTAAAGTTTTGCTTCAGTCATATTGACTACTTTCCACATTTTACCAAACGAATAAAAAATCTCAAAGTAATAAAAAGAAGATAAGTATATGAAACAACTATACCTTGGTGCTATCCGCAGTTATAAATTCTGCACTGAAAAATCTGTCATTCTGGCGACCACGATTTTTCATATCTTGGTAACGCTGTTCACACTGTTGTACAGATACATCAGCAATATCTATTTTTTAAGAAAGGCTGAAATATCACTCATTTGTGAGATTTAGCAAAAATGGAGGCTTAACTCAAACGAATGCCAAATACTTCTGATTTATAATACAGTACATCAGGTGTATTcagaaaaaatattaaatcaaaCCTACAAGTAAGACCTTTGGGAAATGTTTAACACAATTATTTGCAATTAATACAATATAAGATAGTGCAGTTAAAGAGTGTTCATCGAAGAGTTTCAGTTAAAGAACAATTAGAAAGCATTTCAGTCACATAATGTAATACATATTTATTGCATACATAGCTGACATAAGTACATTTTTGTAAGGACAATAATGCACCTTACAATTCTAGATAGGAATCTAGCAGGTTGGcatgataaatttatttattagatttgtatgctgcccctctctatagacttggggcggcataaaTAGAATTTTGGATGTAAAATtagtcaaatacagtgatacctcatcttacgaacacctcttcatacaaactttttgagatacgaacccggtgtttaagatttgtttgcctcttcttaagaaccattttcacccgAGCCTGGGtgtgtgggctctcttactgcgagtaaactctcttactgccgcagggatcccctgccttgtgactgccaccgccaggatttcccatttgcttgctgcccccgccgggattccccgcctccttttgcttgcaactgcagtcccgaggcggggaacgccagagctgccccatttccttgTAAATtgttgagccagggtggcgcagcaggtagagtgcagtactgcaggccactgaagctgactgtagatctgaaggtcagcggttcaaatctcatcactggctcaaggttgattcagccttccatccttccgaggtgggtaaaatgaggacccggattgtgggggcaataggctggctgtgttaaaaagtgctattgctaacatgttgtaagctgccctgaatctaaggagaagggcggcataaaaattaaataaataaaattaaataaataaaataaataaactttccccTCTAaccctccgcttcctctgctccccgcagctgccccatcccgctgccaaaatcccccctagcctaccgcttcctttgccccatctcgctgctaaaatcacccctccaaaagcttcctatgaagccccaaatcgcctccaaaatcacccctccaaaagcttcctacaacgctccaaattgctcccaaaatcattcCTTCAGATGCTCCCtatgccacccccaaattgcctccaaaatcgtTCCCCCCCCAAACTTCctctgccaccccaaatcgcttccaaagtcttccaaaatcacctctcctttcaaaatgcggcTGGGTGGggggtgattttagcagcgaTTTGGGGCAATGTAGGTAGGAAGGTTTTTGATGGGCGATTttaggagtgatttggggcaacatagaagcttttggaggggtgatttggggcaacgtaggaaggttttggagggacaattttaggagtgatttggggcaacgtaggaagcttttgaaggggtgattttgggagcaatggGGTGGCATAAGAAGCTTTTGTAGtggtgattttggaagcaatttggggcggcgttagccttcgttaggacctccattcctcgcttctcctcacTGTCCGtttccactccgttagccttcactttgtccgcccgccgctttttttttaagccttaaagtttggattttcctaatgggtttccacacattatttgcttttacattgattcctatgggaaacatagtttcatcttactaacttttctacttatcaACCTCaacacggaatgaattaagttcgtaaaatgaggtaccactgtacaagaaaCGTCAGCCAACTTCATCTAACTCTCTTCCATAGTTTGTGTACTATTTGTGCAATATTTAAAACATCCCTTCTAGAAGATACTATTAAATACTGAGACTAAAATCAGTGATCCTAGATTCTAGTGTTCTAGATTTTATTCTTCTTTATCTGTACAATATCCAAGTTTTGTTTAATTTCAAAATTGTTTGTTTTCACTATTAGGAAATTTGAGTATACTGAACATACTCCATATATATTTTCTATCCATAATATGGCTATATggccccttcctcaagaagccttccctggacccagctgtatttaataactatcatccggtctccaaccttccctttatggggaaggttgtcgaaaAGGTGGtatcactccagctccaacagtccttggacgaagccgattatctgggccATCAGCAGTCAGGTTCAGGCCCGGCTATAGCATGGAAACTATTTTGATTgttctgatggatgatctctgccgGGCCCGGGATAGGAGTTTATCCTCTATCATGGTGCTTCTTGATTTCTTAGAGgatttcaataccatcaaccatggtatccttctgcgttggctggaggggttgggagtgagaggcactgttttacagtggttctgctcctacctctcttgtcggtcacagttggtgttagcaggtcagaggtcaactcctagatTCCTCCCTTGCGGaattcctcaggggtcggtcctttccccccgctgtttaatatctacatgaaactgctgggtgagatcatgatactcagcta
Coding sequences:
- the RNMT gene encoding mRNA cap guanine-N(7) methyltransferase, with product MAEVEESKKRKRKSDEEPDSISTKHPHRDSPVENDDKTANKCDEGQTGDGSTLHHETESEEFPKKKTHSEDVAAHYNKLEEVGLEQRSTSRIFYLRNFNNWIKSVLIGEFLDKVRQRKQNITVLDLGCGKGGDVLKWRKGRISKLICTDIADVSVQQCEQRYQDMKNRGRQNDRFFSAEFITADSTKELLSKKYRDSSMYFDICSCQFVYHYSFETYEQADMMLKNACEQLSPGGYFIGTTPDSYELVKRLESSETNSFGNEIYNVKFQKKGEYPLFGCKYDFHLEGVVDVPEFLVYFPLLEEMARKYKMKVVYKKTFREFYEDKVKNMEHKMLLQQMMALEKYPADEGSRLVSQIKEDYEHAEMFKKDGKAKLPFGTISKPEWEATSLYLIFAFEKF